Proteins co-encoded in one Siniperca chuatsi isolate FFG_IHB_CAS linkage group LG11, ASM2008510v1, whole genome shotgun sequence genomic window:
- the si:dkey-103j14.5 gene encoding isoaspartyl peptidase/L-asparaginase: MAESFSLREDQERNLKMSAVVVVHGGAWAIPDELAKASVDGVKVAASEGFSVLKRGGSAVDAVEAAVKAMEDNTVFNAGHGAVLNADGEVELDAVIMDGRTLASGAVSSMKNIANPVSLARAVMEKTAHIMLTSRGANLFAESIGMITVPTDTLVTEYEMKEWEKQKNYLTGVMDDFNSQCAHDTVGAVAVDCAGNVACATSTGGIRNKMVGRVGDSPIIGSGGYADNRSGAVSCTGHGESILKVTLARLILSHVEQGKSAADSSQLSLQYMTDRVHGAGGAIVVSPSGQWAATFTTERMAWAAVDHDFLWYGLDPNERFKQQLSQ; encoded by the exons ATGGCGGAGAGTTTCTCCCTGCGTGAAGATCAGGAAAG GAACCTAAAGATGTCAGCAGTCGTAGTCGTGCATGGTGGGGCGTGGGCCATACCGGATGAACTGGCCAAGGCCTCTGTTGATGGAGTAAAAGTTGCAGCAAGTGAAGGGTTTTCAGTGCtgaaaagaggaggaagtgcAGTGGATGCTGTTGAGGCAGCTGTGAAGGCTATGGAAGATAACACTGTGTTTAATGCAG GGCATGGCGCAGTGCTaaatgctgatggagaagttgAGCTGGACGCCGTTATCATGGATGGAAGGACACTTGCCAGTGGTGCGGTGTCTTCAATGAAGAACATTGCCAACCCCGTGTCACTGGCACGGGCAGTGATGGAAAAG ACTGCTCACATCATGTTGACAAGCAGAGGTGCAAACCTGTTTGCAGAGAGCATTGGCATGATCACAGTTCCCACTGATACACTGGTGACTGAGTATGAGATGAAAGAATGGGAGAAGCAAAAGAATTATCTTACTGGAGTAATGGATGATTTCAACTCTCAGTG TGCCCATGATACTGTTGGGGCGGTTGCTGTGGACTGTGCTGGTAATGTTGCATGTGCAACATCAACTGGAGGGATCAGAAATAAAATGGTTGGCAGAGTAGGAGACTCTCCGATCATTG GCTCTGGAGGATACGCAGACAACCGTAGTGGTGCAGTGTCTTGTACCGGTCACGGAGAGTCTATTCTTAAAGTCACATTGGCCAGACTCATTCTTTCACATGTTGAACAAG GTAAATCAGCAGCAGATTCTTCACAGTTGTCTCTGCAGTACATGACAGACCGTGTCCATGGTGCAGGAGGCGCTATTGTAGTTTCTCCATCAGGACAGTGGGCAGCCACATTTACCACAGAGCGAATGGCTTGGGCAGCAGTGGATCATGACTTTCTGTGGTATGGATTAGACCCAAATGAAAGATTTAAACAGCAGTTATCCCAATAa